The nucleotide sequence GGGTGAGCGATGCCGGATCGTTTCCAGGGCGGGACCGACATCGCGACCTTGTCCTCCCAGCCGATGACATGTCTGACAAATCTTCTGCGAGACTTTCTGGCCTCGCTCGCGGTCCCCGGCCAGACCCAGGGCCGACTGATACTGCTCGACGACAGCCTGCCGACTGCTCAGTGATTCGCGGCTGAAAATCGCCTGCGACCGCTTCCGGACTGCCTCGTCTGCGTGCCGCAAAAGTGTGGCTCGTCGTCCAAACGGGATATCACCGATCGACAGGGTCTTGTCGTCAATCGCGTCGAGAATCGACACGACCCAGGGACCCCGGGACAGCAACTGGTGGACAACTTCATTACGGAGTGCAGGAGTCATTCCCCGGTACTGGGCGAGCAACTTCTGTGGCAGATCCGGCTGACTGTGAAGGACCAGGGCACGCACCGCGGCAAGCTGCACTTCCTGCGGCTCCTTGAGGTCCAGTAGACCAAGCAGCACCGGTTCCGCATCTGCCTTGGCTCCCTGCCCCATCAGAGTGATTGCCTGCACGCGAGCGTCCGTCGAAGCAGACTCATTCAGAGCCAGTTCACGCGCCTCCGTGACCAGTTCGGCAATCCATGCTGACGCACCTGGTTCGAGTCGCGCAGCAACTTCGGTAAGGACAAGGTTATGAGCACTGAGACCTTCGCTCAGTCCCAGCACCACTTCTCGCCGGACCAGTCGACGCGAGGCCCCTCCGGGACCGGGATTGGTTTTAGGAGTCAACGCGACGAGGACTCGCCGCAGATCATCTTCGTGGTTTCGCTTTCCGACCAGCATGGCCAGCGAACGAATGGTGGCCAGTGGCAGGCTTTGCGCCGCGGCATCCGTTCCCGCACTCTCCGCGTTCGCAGACTCGGTTGCGGCAGTCGCACCGGACTGATGTGCGATGGCCTGGAATGAGTTTTCTGTAACAGCAATCAGCAGATCATCAGAAATTTCCGGCACGGCACTCAAGACAACTGTTCGAACCCAGGGATCGTGCGGATCACGCATCGCAACATTCGCCAGCAGGGTCACCCCCTCGGACGCGTGTCCATTTCCTGCGATGAAGGCGGCGCGGCAACGGACGCGCAAATCCGCGTCCGTGGTCATCTCCATGACCTTCCTGGCGAGGGTCTCAGACGATGCAATACGAGACTCAGCCAGTTTGATCGCGTTCTCACGTACACCTGGAACCGCGTCGTTCAGGGCTAGCAGCAGGTCTTCTTCCCGCAGCGCTTTCAGTCCTTCCAGTGACCAAAGTGCGTGCAGGCGTCCCAGGGCGGTCACCGGCGGTACCGCCGTAACGCTGTCCGGTGATCGCTTCCTCAAAAGGGCCTGCAACAGAGGAACAGCGGCAGGATCCTGCCGTTCATACAACAGCCGATGTGCCGTTTCACGCCACCACGAGTTCGGATTTTCCAGTGACGCGACCAGTTCGGCTGTCGTGGCCTGACCAAGTCGCGGAGGCGGGGTCGGTTTGAAATTAGGTGGGGTCAGCCGATAGATCCGGCCCCGATCGCGACCACTTTCCAGATCGAGTCGGGCTTTGATGTCGTCGGGAATCGACCACGGGTGCTCGATCGTTTCGCGATACATATCCAGCACGTGCAGCGTGCCATCGGGTGCGTTGACGAAATTGACCGGACGGAACCAGTTGTCGGTCGATGTCAGAAACTCTTCCTGCTCATCAATGCGCTGTGCCCGGAACGTCAGACTGTCGGGAGTCAGTCGCTGACGGTGGATCAGGTTGGCGGCGACTTCGCCGAGGAAGACCGTGCCGTAGTATTCGGGGGGATACGCGGCCCCGCGGTAGATAGTGATGCCGCACGTCGAGGTCACGTAACCGGCTGCAACAGATTCACTGCGCGGTGAGATGACGGTCGGGTCGGAAGCGAGTCGCTGAGCATTGATCACGCGCCACGGTTCCGGCGGACTTGTCCGATAGACCGCAAGCGTATCCCCTGCTTCGGCCGCATCGTGCATCGGCGAGACCACCGGATGCAGGGGATTCCGCGACACGTAACGATCATCGATGACGGCATGCCTTACCGGATTACGGATGTTGCAGATGAAGCGATTTCCCCAGTCATCGAACGTCTGCCCGAATCGAGCCCCCCCGGAAATCAGTTCAAACTGTTCGTGATGAGGATCGAACCAGAAATCGTTGGTCGCCATCTTGCGCGGCTTCGCCTCGCCATCGGCAACCCGGATGATGGAACCACCGTTCGTTCCGCCAGCCCCGTAGATTCTGTGGTCAAGTCCCATTCGCAGGTTGTTAATCACGGCCTGAACGTTGAACTTGTGGAACCCTGTGAAGACCTTACGTCGGATATCTGCCTTGCCGTCACCATCAGTATCCTTGAAGTACCACAGGTCGGGGGTCGCACTGACATAAATTCCTCCCTGCCAGATGGCGAGCCCTGTTGGCCAGGACAAGTCCGCTGCGAAGATGGTGCTCTTATCGAACTTGCCGTCCCCATCGTGGTCTTCCAGCAGGCGGACCCGGCCAATCGGCAGGTCCGCAGTTTTTTCCGTGAAGGGTTTGTCTTTCGTCTTGTCCGTGTAAGGGTAGTCGCTCATCTCAATGACATAGGCCCGTCCGTTCTCATCGTATTCCATCGCGATGGGATCCGTCGTGAGAGGCTCAGCCGCAAGCAGGTCGAGTCGAAATCCGTCGACCGCGCGGAATGTCTGTTGAGCTTCAAACGGTTCGTGAGGGGGGATTCTGAGACTCGGCAGCGTTTCGGCAGGAACGGTTGCCGCCGCGACCACGGTCGACTTGGATTCGGCCGCCGGAGCAGCGTCTTTGACGGGAGGTGTGTCGAGCTTCAGATTGATCCGCTGATCCGGATTGGGCGACTTGGTCGGGGGCTCGGCTTCGTCTCGGGTGGCGGGCCGATGACGCAGGAGCTGGGCTTTGAAATCGCCAATATTCCCCCAGATGGTTGGCTGGTCCAGATCCACCTCTGCGATTGCGACGGTTCCCCATTCGGTGGCCTGAGCGAGGATCTCGCCCTCGTGTCCGAAGATGCCTGTGATGATCCAGTTTCGCTTCACATCGCAATAGCAGCTACTGACGATATAGACGTGATTTTCGCAGGCGCGGGCCGCGACCAGTTTCGGGTTACAGCCAGCCACGGGGAACGCGATGACTTCCGCCCCATTGTTCGACAGTTCACGGGCGACTTCCGGGAAAAATCCGTCATAGCAGATCATCATCCCGACCTTGCCGAACCGTGTCTGGAAGACAGGGTACTCGGAACCGGGGGTAATCCCCATTTCCACTTCGGTACGGGGCAGACAGACCTTACGGTACTTCCCGAGGATCTCGCCGTCCGGATCAATCAGGACAGCCACGTTGTAGACGACGTGCTCAACACGTTCGAGCAATCCCACGACAAGGTGCACTTTGTGCTCTTTCGCGAGTGTCGAGAAGTACTCAGTCGAGGGACCCGGAATCGGCTCGGCAGCCTCGGCGTAGGTCAGTCCGGTACCCGTATGAGTCAAGGTCTCGGGAAGAACGATCAAGTCGGCCTTCTTACTCGCGGCATCGGCAACCAGAGGAGCGAACTGCCGACAATTGTCAGCAGGAGAAACTTTACCCGTCGGAATATAGTGAATGGTGGCGAGACGAACTTTGCGGCCGGGGGGAGGTTCGGTCTTCTCGAGTGAAACAGAACTCCATTCGACCTCTCCTTCCGGGGCCCACTCAAGGTGCAGCTCGATCGACATTTTTCGAGCAGAGGCGGGAGCACGGAAGACTCCAGAGACTTCGGTCCATCCGTTTGCGTCCGTTTCGCGATCGGGAGGGAATTCTCCCGTTGAAAGATCAGGCTGACCGGGGGGGTGGTAAGGTCCCACGACCGGTAAGTCCCGTAAGGCAATCTTTCCTTTTTCGTCGAGCCAGTTGAGCCGAACGCTGGCGGCTCGGCGGGGATTCGCGACGTTCTTGCATCTGCGGAACGCCTGAAACTTGTAGTACGTCGCCCCTTCGACGGGGACGGTTTTCTCCCACCAGCCCATCAGGCCTTCGCGTTTATCCCCGTTGATGACCAGCACCCCTGACCCATCCGGGCCGCCACTTTTAACAAGTGAAAAGTCGGGCTTGATTTCATCACGGGGGGCGAGCGTCTTCCAGCCTTCCAGATCGATCAGCCCCTCACGTTCCCTGCCGGAGACCGACGCGGCCATGGCAAGTGACGTAAGCAAGATCAGGACGCAACCGGACCAACGGCGACTGGCAGGAAAGATCATTGTGTAGTCCCACTGAAATGAGAGTCTCGCTGTCTTGTCCGATCATAGTTCCGAGGGGAAGCAAATGTCTAATTCAGCGTCAGTGATCACCACACAGATGTGGCCATCCGAACGGATTCAGTTCATCGATCTGTTCCCCATGGGCCCTGCCACCGATCCACACAACCTGATCGGTGGGAGAGAACTGCAATCCCTATTTTCAACGCAAATCACCTATTAATCACGGTCCGTCGGGGACCTTGCCGGCCAGCAGCGGATGAGTTTTCCAATTGTGACCGGTTATCCGGCCCATATAAAAAAATGAACCCCCTCACCACCATTTTCTGACAGATTTTCTTGTGTTCAGCCAGGGGACGGGGCATCTTCATTTCATGCTCAAAATCTGCCAATCGCCGCTGCCTCAATCGACGCTCAGTTACGTCGCTTTTCGAGTCGCGTTTCGTCAAACCTTCGACGAAATTCTGGCTCAGCACGAGGCCGTGGGGACGTCAGACAACTCCCGGGGCTACTTGCGGGAAGTCTCGTTTCTTCAGGAAGTGGCCCCCGCCGTTCAGCTCGAACTGCTCGCCTCAACCTGGCACAAACATGTGAGCCGCGAGATCCATCAATCGGATCTGGTGGACGAAAGCGTGATCTATGCCGCCTGTGAAACGACAGCGCGGCTGGTGGAATCTCGACGCGAATATGTGATTGAAGCGCTGGCGGGTGGCCCGCTGGATCTGACTCTGCCGCTGGATGCGTACTTTGCCCGCGAACTGCGACTGCTCTATCTGGAACTGCCCAGTCAGGGGGACTTCCTGCTCGTCAATCAGTTCCTCGATCTCGATCCCGAAATGGCAATCGACTGCAAATTGCAAATGGGAATTGATCCCCAACGGATGACTCCCCTGTTCGATGCGCTGGGACGCTGGCGAATCTCACCACAGATGTCGAAATGGCTACGCGGGCTGCTGACGCAGACGGAAACAGCCCTCGTCACTTCAAACCTGAGTCGCTATCTCGCGCGCTGAACGCTGCAGAGGGTCACTGCTTCAGACCCCGGCATCGAAATCTCGATCGTGTTCGTGCTGATCCGCTTTCTGCGGAAACAGGCGAGGGTAAGATCATTGGCGCCCCTCTGCTATCCGACGTCAAATACTCTTGACGCGTTTTCACGTTCCGTAAAATAAAAGTGATGAAAAAT is from Schlesneria sp. DSM 10557 and encodes:
- a CDS encoding PVC-type heme-binding CxxCH protein is translated as MIFPASRRWSGCVLILLTSLAMAASVSGREREGLIDLEGWKTLAPRDEIKPDFSLVKSGGPDGSGVLVINGDKREGLMGWWEKTVPVEGATYYKFQAFRRCKNVANPRRAASVRLNWLDEKGKIALRDLPVVGPYHPPGQPDLSTGEFPPDRETDANGWTEVSGVFRAPASARKMSIELHLEWAPEGEVEWSSVSLEKTEPPPGRKVRLATIHYIPTGKVSPADNCRQFAPLVADAASKKADLIVLPETLTHTGTGLTYAEAAEPIPGPSTEYFSTLAKEHKVHLVVGLLERVEHVVYNVAVLIDPDGEILGKYRKVCLPRTEVEMGITPGSEYPVFQTRFGKVGMMICYDGFFPEVARELSNNGAEVIAFPVAGCNPKLVAARACENHVYIVSSCYCDVKRNWIITGIFGHEGEILAQATEWGTVAIAEVDLDQPTIWGNIGDFKAQLLRHRPATRDEAEPPTKSPNPDQRINLKLDTPPVKDAAPAAESKSTVVAAATVPAETLPSLRIPPHEPFEAQQTFRAVDGFRLDLLAAEPLTTDPIAMEYDENGRAYVIEMSDYPYTDKTKDKPFTEKTADLPIGRVRLLEDHDGDGKFDKSTIFAADLSWPTGLAIWQGGIYVSATPDLWYFKDTDGDGKADIRRKVFTGFHKFNVQAVINNLRMGLDHRIYGAGGTNGGSIIRVADGEAKPRKMATNDFWFDPHHEQFELISGGARFGQTFDDWGNRFICNIRNPVRHAVIDDRYVSRNPLHPVVSPMHDAAEAGDTLAVYRTSPPEPWRVINAQRLASDPTVISPRSESVAAGYVTSTCGITIYRGAAYPPEYYGTVFLGEVAANLIHRQRLTPDSLTFRAQRIDEQEEFLTSTDNWFRPVNFVNAPDGTLHVLDMYRETIEHPWSIPDDIKARLDLESGRDRGRIYRLTPPNFKPTPPPRLGQATTAELVASLENPNSWWRETAHRLLYERQDPAAVPLLQALLRKRSPDSVTAVPPVTALGRLHALWSLEGLKALREEDLLLALNDAVPGVRENAIKLAESRIASSETLARKVMEMTTDADLRVRCRAAFIAGNGHASEGVTLLANVAMRDPHDPWVRTVVLSAVPEISDDLLIAVTENSFQAIAHQSGATAATESANAESAGTDAAAQSLPLATIRSLAMLVGKRNHEDDLRRVLVALTPKTNPGPGGASRRLVRREVVLGLSEGLSAHNLVLTEVAARLEPGASAWIAELVTEARELALNESASTDARVQAITLMGQGAKADAEPVLLGLLDLKEPQEVQLAAVRALVLHSQPDLPQKLLAQYRGMTPALRNEVVHQLLSRGPWVVSILDAIDDKTLSIGDIPFGRRATLLRHADEAVRKRSQAIFSRESLSSRQAVVEQYQSALGLAGDRERGQKVSQKICQTCHRLGGQGRDVGPALETIRHRSPGEVLLHVLDPNREVSPNFLEYVVILKNGTTTSGVIASETPTSITLRRAEGASETILRSDIEELSSTGKSIMPEGLEKQISPQEMADLLFYLLRSK